GAGAAGAAGTCAACATCATCTCGAGAGGTAAAAGGAAGCAGTGCCCCAACACTCCCCATTACCGTCCCATAAATGATGCATTCCCCCCCACCTGGAATCAGAGATGCTTTACTCAGGCTCGTAACCACATCACCAATATGAAACTGTACTATCTCCTCCACCTTGTTTGGTGCTCCATTAAGCTTCCCTTGCTCCCACTTAATCTTTCCACCGGTTGGATCTTCTTCTATCTCATCAGAGACATCCTGTGGCAACCGCACAAAGTAGATATTCCCAAACTTGTCTGCACCTGCCATAGTATCAAAATCTACATGGTGTGATGCGGTTAGCCATCTTGGAACACAATCATCAGCAAATATATAGAGCTGATTTTCGTCCCGCCTATACTTGCAAAAATGAAATGACTGCATACAGCATATTTTAGAAATGTAATCAGTGAAAGTATAaggaaacaaaatataaataggtGAGCAAACTTGTAATATTATGGAAACTGATCTAAGAGAAACGAAAATGAACTGTCTAAATTTGGCAATTTAGAAACATACCTCTTGAATATCACCAACATAAATCCTATCACGATAGGTTTGAATAGAGACAATACTGTTAGGGAACAGCTTATTCTCACATTTTCTAAGCAACCTCTTCTTCCCCAAGTCATATAGTCTAAGAACAGGCCCTATTCCAGCAAGCAGTCTTCCCTGAAACTGGGATAAAGCAAGTGGTACGCCCTCCACTTGTGTTTTGTGCAAAAGTTCCAGGGCTCTCCCATCATCTACAAACTTATAAATGTGAATAAACCCAGCAGATAAACTTCTTTTCGGCCAAAACTGCAGTCCCTTGGCAGTACCAACAGCTAACAATGTCCCATGCTCCTTATCATGGAAGTTCACAGTGCACACACTAAATGCAGCTTCATTGTCTTGAAGCTCTAGCAGACAAGTTGTTGCTGCTGTCCTAGGGTCCAAGACTCTGATGCAAGAAACCCATTTCTCTGCCTCTGCCTTAGGATAACCGTACTGCTCATCAGAGAGGGGATCATCTTTATCTTCATCATCACCATTCTCCATCTGCTCAGCATTGGCACTTCCATTTTCCCCCATTCCAGCAGCCTCAAAACACTCCTTTTTTGCAGCTTCACGCTCCTCAGCTGTATATGCTCCCTGATCACTCTCAACGATAACCAAAAGTTTCTTCTTAGGTTGAAGCACAAACTTTCTTGGAGTATACCTAAGAGGTATTGCAGTTTCATTGAATGTTTCTCCCAATCTTTCAATGGTAAAAATCCTCAATGCATCCCCAGCGACAGCCACCACACCTTCTGCACACTGATCAGATGAGAATGAAGCAGCAAATTCGAGAGTTTCATATGAAAGAGGTGTTAAAAGGAAATGTCCTTGATGAATATAACCAAGCCAGGGTCGACTAGATAAGCACAACATTGCACGCCGTCCTCTCACAAGAATGGAGAAGAGTTTGGGTGCCCTCAACCCCAAAAATCGAGAACGAGAATCAGAAAGTTGGCCAGTCACCATGTCCACCAGTGTCCTGAATAAAACACCAGATTGCAAACCAGCATTAAGGAAAAGACTAGCAGGGTGATCAGCAACATCCTCCCTACCTACAGATGCCTGAACCTCAAGGAAGAGGAGTGACTCTGGAGGTGATGAAACACTTTGGACACTCAGTATCTGCATACAGTCGTCAGGATCCAAAGATAAGATACGGATGGTGTTGTCGAATGAACCAACTGCAAGGAACCTAGACCTCTGTCTTCCTTCTGGAACCGGAGCAATATCCAGACAGGCTACGTCTCCAGACATCTCATGCTTCTCCACTTCCATTAGCTGACCAGTTATATCAACCTCAAAATAAATAAGCTCCCCTCCACTTAAGGCAATGACCACTTGAACTCTATTGGAGCCAACCTTCACAATGGTCCTCTTCCCAGGAGTTCTCCACTCATTTATACGTCCATCCTCCCTGATATGCCTGATACCATTTGGGTGAACTTGCATTAAAGAATCATCGCCAATCAAAGAAACAGCAAGGGAAGGTGTAGTATCAAGAAACCCACTATTATTGACTTCCTCAACTGTCTCTCCAATTGAAAGAACAAGAGTTGCATTGTTGAAAGAGACAATAATATAGGCATCAAACTCATCATTTACATTCTTTTTCACAGTCCAGACTGCACTTGGTACACCAGGAAGCTGTGAAACAGCCATCTCACTAATGGCCAAACCAGGCCTCAATATCCTCAAGGAGGATCGAGGACCACGGCCACAAAGTGAAAATATCTGTGGTGTTTCTTCATCAAAAAGATTAGCAATCTTCATATCCATAATAGGCATCAAGCTCTCAACCTGATCAATCCTAACAAGATTCTTCAATCCTCTAGGCTGAAAAAATACAGGCTGGAAACCCTCCTCAGTTTCCATTAAAGTAGCAGATGAGGCCTCCACATCAGCTTCCTCCCCAATCGCTTGGAACTGATATAATGCATGATTCCCAAATTCTGATGCAGCAaagagaaaccctaatttcaTCACACACATTGACGAAGTTACTGGAATCGTATCAAAA
The nucleotide sequence above comes from Ricinus communis isolate WT05 ecotype wild-type chromosome 6, ASM1957865v1, whole genome shotgun sequence. Encoded proteins:
- the LOC8280780 gene encoding spliceosome-associated protein 130 A, producing MYLYNLTLQRATGIITAINGNFSGGKTQEIVVARGKVLDLLRPDENSGKLQTILSVEIFGAIRSLAQFRLTGSQKDYIVVGSDSGRIVILEYNKERNVFDKIHQETFGKSGCRRIVPGQYLAIDPKGRAVMIGACEKQKLVYVLNRDTAARLTISSPLEAHKSHTIVYSICGVDCGFDNPIFAAIELDYSEADLDSTGQAANEAQKVLTFYELDLGLNHVSRKWSEQVDNGANMLVTVPGGGDGPSGVLVCAENFVIYKNEGHPDVRAVIPRRADLPAERGVLIVSAATHRQKSMFFFLLQTEYGDIFKVTLDHENDKVKELKIKYFDTIPVTSSMCVMKLGFLFAASEFGNHALYQFQAIGEEADVEASSATLMETEEGFQPVFFQPRGLKNLVRIDQVESLMPIMDMKIANLFDEETPQIFSLCGRGPRSSLRILRPGLAISEMAVSQLPGVPSAVWTVKKNVNDEFDAYIIVSFNNATLVLSIGETVEEVNNSGFLDTTPSLAVSLIGDDSLMQVHPNGIRHIREDGRINEWRTPGKRTIVKVGSNRVQVVIALSGGELIYFEVDITGQLMEVEKHEMSGDVACLDIAPVPEGRQRSRFLAVGSFDNTIRILSLDPDDCMQILSVQSVSSPPESLLFLEVQASVGREDVADHPASLFLNAGLQSGVLFRTLVDMVTGQLSDSRSRFLGLRAPKLFSILVRGRRAMLCLSSRPWLGYIHQGHFLLTPLSYETLEFAASFSSDQCAEGVVAVAGDALRIFTIERLGETFNETAIPLRYTPRKFVLQPKKKLLVIVESDQGAYTAEEREAAKKECFEAAGMGENGSANAEQMENGDDEDKDDPLSDEQYGYPKAEAEKWVSCIRVLDPRTAATTCLLELQDNEAAFSVCTVNFHDKEHGTLLAVGTAKGLQFWPKRSLSAGFIHIYKFVDDGRALELLHKTQVEGVPLALSQFQGRLLAGIGPVLRLYDLGKKRLLRKCENKLFPNSIVSIQTYRDRIYVGDIQESFHFCKYRRDENQLYIFADDCVPRWLTASHHVDFDTMAGADKFGNIYFVRLPQDVSDEIEEDPTGGKIKWEQGKLNGAPNKVEEIVQFHIGDVVTSLSKASLIPGGGECIIYGTVMGSVGALLPFTSRDDVDFFSHLEMHLRQDHPPLCGRDHMAYRSAYFPVKDVIDGDLCEQFPTLPLDAQRKIADELDRTPGEILKKLEEVRNKII